In the genome of Rhizobium etli 8C-3, one region contains:
- a CDS encoding PAS domain-containing protein, which translates to MRHQAIIDIYDYWNRLRGASDAPLKSQIEPSSLGNLLPSLFILEKNDDLGAVTFRLAGTRICDLFGRDLRDESFAELFGDGHADDIEATLLGAMHHVIPTLLNATGYSTAGHQATFEIIVMPLRCENGCRARLLGAIAPSVTASWLEIVPLDFLALDRSRLLRDNPEQNGGGSNWPYTAAAEPPNGLSAVLGRMMSSLFSGAAPR; encoded by the coding sequence GTGCGTCATCAGGCGATCATCGATATTTACGATTACTGGAACCGCCTGCGCGGTGCCAGCGATGCACCGCTGAAATCGCAGATCGAACCGTCGAGTCTTGGCAACCTTCTGCCAAGCCTCTTCATCCTTGAGAAGAACGACGATCTGGGCGCCGTCACCTTCCGGCTTGCCGGCACCAGGATCTGCGACCTCTTCGGACGGGATCTGCGCGACGAGAGCTTTGCCGAACTTTTCGGCGATGGCCATGCCGATGATATTGAGGCAACGCTTCTGGGCGCGATGCATCACGTCATCCCGACCCTGCTGAATGCGACCGGTTACAGCACCGCCGGCCATCAGGCCACCTTCGAGATCATCGTCATGCCGCTGCGCTGCGAAAACGGCTGCCGCGCCCGGCTGCTCGGGGCCATTGCGCCGTCTGTTACGGCAAGCTGGCTGGAAATCGTGCCACTCGACTTTCTGGCGCTCGACCGCAGCCGCCTGCTTCGCGATAACCCCGAGCAGAATGGCGGCGGGTCCAATTGGCCATACACAGCTGCCGCCGAGCCTCCGAATGGCTTAAGTGCTGTCCTCGGTCGCATGATGTCTTCATTGTTTTCCGGTGCGGCACCGCGCTGA
- a CDS encoding PilZ domain-containing protein, translated as MHSFQQAQTPRTTVPRPEQGVFQRVPINMQGRLMLANYEEYECTVIDMSPGDMYVTCAGRPRANERVVAYIDHLGRVEGNVLTVDVRGFTMSINATERKREKLAAQLTWLANKHELGLPEDRRHDRLTPRETKTELTLEDGTRYTCRIMDLSLSGAAVDVEVRPALGTPVRLGNMRGRVVRHFSEGVALEFLSLQSRETLREFL; from the coding sequence ATGCACTCATTCCAGCAAGCCCAGACGCCACGGACAACAGTGCCGCGCCCTGAGCAGGGTGTCTTCCAGCGCGTGCCCATCAATATGCAGGGCCGCCTCATGCTTGCGAACTACGAGGAATACGAATGCACGGTGATCGATATGTCGCCCGGCGACATGTATGTCACCTGCGCCGGGCGGCCGCGCGCCAATGAGCGCGTCGTCGCCTATATCGATCACCTCGGCCGTGTCGAGGGTAACGTTCTGACCGTTGACGTGCGCGGCTTCACGATGTCGATCAACGCCACCGAGCGCAAGCGGGAGAAGCTTGCCGCACAGCTCACCTGGCTTGCCAACAAGCACGAGCTCGGCCTGCCGGAAGACCGGCGTCATGATCGCCTGACCCCGCGTGAGACGAAGACAGAGCTAACGCTTGAGGATGGCACGCGCTACACTTGCCGCATCATGGACTTGTCGTTGTCGGGTGCTGCAGTTGACGTGGAGGTGCGCCCCGCTCTCGGCACGCCAGTGCGCCTCGGCAACATGCGCGGCCGCGTCGTGCGCCACTTCAGCGAGGGTGTCGCGCTCGAGTTCCTCTCGCTCCAGTCCCGCGAGACGTTGCGCGAATTCCTCTAA
- a CDS encoding rhomboid family intramembrane serine protease gives MDNHKREPETVEDIPIKRNRTPVFNLPGILLATLGLLGAIHAVQSLLLSANAVDWLFITFGFIPVRYVIPFSEQGLQWLWSPVTYSLLHGSVEHILFNGLWLMAFGAPVVRRIGSLRYVIFWILSSVAAAALHAGLNWGDPTLLIGASGVVSGLMGAACRFAFPPERKVPRPAHLNPRLSVAQSFRSRTVVVFTLFWLIGNGLIAVGIPLIGDPNQPIAWDAHIGGFIFGFFLFSFFDRKIPAEPEISQEPDILQS, from the coding sequence ATGGACAATCACAAGAGGGAGCCGGAAACGGTTGAGGACATCCCGATAAAAAGAAACCGGACGCCGGTTTTCAATCTGCCGGGCATTCTGCTGGCTACACTCGGGCTGCTCGGTGCGATCCATGCGGTCCAGTCGTTGCTCCTCTCCGCAAACGCGGTCGACTGGCTTTTCATCACTTTCGGCTTCATTCCGGTACGCTATGTGATCCCGTTCTCCGAGCAGGGGCTGCAATGGCTCTGGTCGCCGGTGACCTATTCGCTGCTGCACGGCAGCGTGGAGCACATCCTTTTCAATGGCCTGTGGCTGATGGCTTTCGGCGCGCCGGTCGTGCGCCGCATCGGGAGCTTGCGCTATGTCATCTTCTGGATTCTTTCATCTGTCGCCGCGGCAGCGCTTCATGCCGGATTGAACTGGGGCGACCCGACCCTGCTCATCGGCGCGTCCGGTGTCGTTTCGGGGCTCATGGGAGCGGCCTGCCGTTTTGCGTTTCCGCCGGAGCGGAAGGTGCCGCGTCCGGCACATCTCAATCCGCGCCTGTCGGTGGCTCAATCCTTTCGTAGCCGCACGGTGGTCGTTTTCACGCTCTTCTGGCTGATTGGCAACGGGCTGATCGCCGTCGGCATTCCGCTGATCGGCGATCCAAACCAGCCGATCGCCTGGGACGCACATATCGGTGGTTTCATTTTCGGATTCTTCCTTTTCTCGTTCTTCGACCGGAAGATTCCTGCAGAGCCTGAGATTTCACAAGAGCCGGATATATTGCAATCTTGA